A single region of the Massilia sp. erpn genome encodes:
- a CDS encoding glutathione peroxidase, with amino-acid sequence MTTVFDFQAESLSGQKVDLAQYRGKVLLIVNTASKCGFTPQYEGLEALYRQFQERGVVVLGFPCNQFLQQEPGTADDIAAFCTLNYGVSFPLFARIDVNGEHAHPLFQHLKKTAPGLLGTEAIKWNFTKFLIRKDGSVYERYAPATKPAEILPDVEKLLAE; translated from the coding sequence ATGACCACCGTCTTCGACTTCCAGGCCGAGAGCCTGTCCGGCCAGAAGGTCGACCTGGCCCAGTACCGCGGCAAGGTGCTGCTGATCGTGAACACGGCCAGCAAATGCGGCTTCACGCCGCAGTACGAAGGCCTGGAGGCGCTCTACCGCCAGTTCCAGGAACGCGGCGTGGTGGTGCTGGGCTTCCCCTGCAACCAGTTCCTGCAGCAGGAGCCGGGGACTGCGGACGATATCGCCGCCTTCTGCACCCTGAACTATGGCGTCAGCTTTCCCCTGTTCGCGCGCATCGACGTCAATGGCGAGCATGCCCATCCCCTGTTCCAGCACCTGAAGAAAACCGCGCCCGGCCTGCTCGGCACGGAAGCGATCAAATGGAATTTCACCAAATTCCTGATCCGCAAGGATGGCAGCGTCTACGAGCGCTATGCGCCGGCCACCAAGCCGGCCGAGATTTTGCCCGACGTCGAAAAGCTGCTGGCTGAATAA